One window of Lagenorhynchus albirostris chromosome 16, mLagAlb1.1, whole genome shotgun sequence genomic DNA carries:
- the CSTF2T gene encoding cleavage stimulation factor subunit 2 tau variant, translated as MSSLTVRDPAMDRSLRSVFVGNIPYEATEEQLKDIFSEVGSVVSFRLVYDRETGKPKGYGFCEYQDQETALSAMRNLNGREFSGRALRVDNAASEKNKEELKSLGPAAPIIDSPYGDPIDPEDAPESITRAVASLPPEQMFELMKQMKLCVQNSHQEARNMLLQNPQLAYALLQAQVVMRIMDPEIALKILHRKIHVTPLIPGKSQSVSGPGPGLCPGPNVLLNQQNPPAPQPQHLARRPVKDIPPLMQTPIQGGIPAPGPIPAAVAGPGPGPGPLTPGGAMQPQVGMPGVGPVPLERGQVQISDPRAPMSRGPMTAGGLPPRGLLGDAPNDPRGGTLLSVTGEVEPRGYLGPPHQGPPMHHASGHDSRGPSSHDMRGGPLADPRLLIGEPRGPMIDQRGLPMDGRGSRDSRGMETRAMETEVLETRVMERRGMETCAMEARGMEARGMDARGMEMRGPGPSSRGPMTGGIQGAGPINMGAGGPQGPRQVASISGVGNPGAGMQGAGMQGAGMQGAGMQGAGMQGAGMQGAGMQGAGMQGAGMQGAGMQGAGMQGAGMQGAGMQGAGMQGAGMQGAGMQGAGMQGAGMQGAGMQGAGMQGAGMQGAGMQGAGMQGASIQGTGMQGAGMQGASMQGAGKQGGGQPSSFSPGQSQVTPQDQEKAALIMQVLQLTADQIAMLPPEQRQSILILKEQIQKSTGAS; from the coding sequence ATGTCGAGTTTGACGGTGAGAGACCCGGCAATGGATCGATCACTGCGTTCCGTGTTCGTGGGGAACATTCCGTATGAGGCAACTGAGGAGCAGTTGAAGGACATTTTCTCCGAGGTTGGTTCCGTTGTGAGTTTCCGGCTGGTATACGATAGAGAGACGGGAAAACCTAAGGGTTATGGCTTCTGCGAGTACCAAGACCAGGAGACCGCGCTTAGTGCCATGCGGAACCTTAACGGGCGGGAGTTCAGCGGGAGAGCGCTTCGGGTGGACAATGCTGCCAGTGAAAAGAACAAGGAGGAGTTAAAGAGCCTAGGGCCTGCAGCGCCCATCATTGACTCACCCTATGGGGACCCCATCGATCCAGAAGATGCCCCTGAGTCAATTACCAGAGCAGTCGCTAGTCTGCCTCCGGAGCAGATGTTTGAGCTGATGAAGCAGATGAAGCTCTGTGTCCAAAACAGTCACCAGGAAGCTCGAAATATGTTACTTCAAAACCCACAGCTGGCTTATGCGCTGTTGCAGGCTCAAGTAGTGATGAGAATCATGGATCCAGAGATTGCTCTGAAAATTCTGCATCGCAAAATACATGTCACACCACTCATCCCAGGCAAATCTCAATCCGtttctggccctggccctggcctttGCCCAGGACCTAATGTTCTGCTGAACCAGCAGAATCCTCCAGCCCCTCAGCCTCAGCATTTGGCCAGAAGACCTGTGAAAGACATCCCTCCTCTGATGCAGACCCCTATCCAGGGTGGAATTCCAGCCCCGGGCCCAATTCCAGCTGCAGTtgctggccctggccctggccctggccccttAACTCCTGGTGGAGCAATGCAGCCTCAAGTTGGAATGCCAGGGGTTGGTCCGGTGCCCTTAGAGCGGGGACAGGTGCAGATATCAGATCCTAGAGCTCCTATGTCTCGTGGACCCATGACTGCTGGTGGCTTACCTCCTCGAGGACTGTTAGGGGATGCTCCAAATGACCCACGTGGAGGAACTTTGCTTTCAGTCACTGGAGAAGTAGAGCCCAGAGGCTATCTTGGCCCACCACATCAGGGTCCTCCAATGCACCATGCGTCTGGTCATGACAGCCGGGGCCCTTCCTCACATGACATGAGGGGAGGGCCATTAGCAGATCCCAGACTGCTCATTGGAGAACCCAGAGGACCCATGATAGATCAAAGGGGTCTACCTATGGATGGTAGAGGTAGCAGAGATTCTCGAGGGATGGAGACTCGAGCCATGGAAACTGAGGTCTTAGAGACACGAGTAATGGAGAGAAGAGGAATGGAAACCTGTGCAATGGAAGCCAGAGGGATGGAAGCGAGAGGCATGGATGCAAGAGGAATGGAGATGAGGGGCCCTGGCCCCAGTTCAAGAGGCCCTATGACTGGGGGAATTCAGGGTGCTGGTCCTATTAATATGGGGGCAGGTGGTCCTCAGGGACCCAGACAGGTCGCAAGCATTTCAGGGGTGGGAAATCCTGGAGCTGGCATGCAGGGGGCAGGTATGCAAGGAGCAGGCATGCAGGGGGCAGGTATGCAAGGAGCAGGCATGCAGGGGGCAGGTATGCAGGGAGCAGGCATGCAGGGGGCAGGTATGCAGGGAGCAGGCATGCAGGGAGCAGGCATGCAGGGGGCAGGTATGCAGGGAGCAGGCATGCAGGGGGCAGGTATGCAGGGAGCAGGCATGCAGGGGGCAGGTATGCAGGGGGCAGGCATGCAGGGGGCAGGTATGCAGGGAGCAGGCATGCAGGGGGCAGGTATGCAAGGAGCAGGCATGCAGGGGGCAGGTATGCAGGGGGCAGGCATGCAGGGAGCAGGCATGCAGGGGGCGAGTATACAAGGGACAGGCATGCAGGGAGCAGGCATGCAGGGAGCAAGCATGCAAGGGGCAGGCAAGCAAGGTGGAGGCCAGCCTAGCAGTTTTAGTCCTGGGCAGAGTCAGGTAACCCCACAGGATCAAGAAAAGGCAGCTTTGATCATGCAGGTTCTTCAACTGACTGCAGATCAGATTGCCATGCTGCCTCCTGAGCAAAGGCAGAGTATCctgattttaaaggaacaaaTCCAGAAATCTACTGGAGCTTCTTAA